cttttctctttgtcctcAGGGTCCACGTGTATCCCAGAGGTCAGGCTTCAGCTGCCAGTCTGCTGGGCCAGACATGCACCAGTTCCAGAGGATGAGTGTTGGAGGCGGTGGAACTGGTGGAGGAGTTGTTctaagtggtggtggtggtggtgttggtggtggtagCAGTTTTTACAGAGAAGAAGTACGCACGGGCAACTACCAAGGGAATCGACAGCAGAACCAAATGGACCCAGAGACCATGTCTATGcattcagtgctgcagcaggtcGGGCAACCCTTCATAATAAATAACTGTGATGCTGAAAGCTTGATGTCTGACCAGGACGCCACGTACAACCGCTACAGCACGGTCAACGGCTACTCCACCCAGATGAGGCAAGGAGGAGGTTCTATGACCTTTCCCATGCAACGATCCACGAGTAGCGCTGTTTCCCGTGGAGGTGGGATGTCCCGAGGTGAGACGGAGTTCATCCAGCAACATTCATTCAAAGGCCCAGCCCACCGCACCATCAGCAGGATTACAAACCGAAACCGGATGAGCATGGGCTCTGTGTCTGGaaccctgcagcagcagatgtcCTCAAGTGGAAGCACCtatggtggaggaggagacagagtggACAGGGGGTTCATCGCATCTGGCGCGTCCTCTGCTTCGCAAGGGAACATTTACATGCAGCGTCCAGGCACCCTGTCCCGTGCCATGTCAATCAAGAGCATGCATAGTGTGGGCAGGGGTGTGGACGTCTTTGGACCGATGGGCATGGGAGCCAGCATGGGCAACCTCAGCGGGTGAGATGCTCAAACGGCCAAAAAGTCTCCAGTTATTTTTACTCAAATTCAGAAGGacagtatttgtatttaaaacacCGGGCATATAAAATATTCTCATACGTTTAGAGAACATGCAGTATTATGCAACATAGATTTTATCAGTCATCAGTCTGTCTGAGAGAGTAGAGTTCATGTTCCTCTATTGTcctaaaataactaaaaacacataaatgcgTCACACGTCTGTGTGTGATGACATGTTACTTCGTTACTATGATAATGagcactttagtttagtttgaatCAGTCCCACATACACCGCCCTGCTGCTGGAAATAGTCAGATGTGAATTAACccagcagagaaaaaaacagaaaaaaggctCGATTTTCTGCAGTCCCCAGAATCTCTGGGGATGATTTAgctgttattgttatttactaTTGTTGGACAAAAAGATAATATAGATTATTACCAGTCAGATACTTTACTTGTCATTACGCCAGTGGCTCGACTCAGTTCAGTTTAGTATTTCTTCTTGACGAGTTACTCTAATGTACCAGTATGATAGTGTCACATATTCCCTGCGCCAGGACGATTTTGTGTAAGTGCGTgatgtgaactgtgtgtttcctaAGAGCTGTACATTGGGAGGTGGCTGCATAGTGGCAGGACTGGTTTTGGGTGTGGCAGCTTAGTTGCAGGCCTCGCATTTCACACATCCCACAGCTTGTGGTTAGATGATGGGATTTGCAGACCACTGTGTGATTTGGAAGAAATTCAACAAGCTGAATTTTGCAGATAAGAGACAAATTATCCATGAATTATGACTGTGGCTGCTCTGTTGCTTTACATTGAAACATGCAAATGACATATTTTGTAACACTCATCCACAGcatattcaaatgttttacatcCTTTGgctgattttgtttatttgctccTCTGATAGGCTCAATGACTTGGACGTGCCCACAGCAGTGTATAACCTGAGAGAGTCCGACGTAGGTTTGCAAGTCATGGGTGCTGCTTACATTCAACATGAGTGTTACAATAACAAAGACGCCAAAGACGAGGTATTCCAAACACATTAAACTTGTGGTTAGAATTCCTGTGGGTCTGTCCTCTTTGCAATGTCTTATTGAGACACTCAGTCATGAGATGACATTGTTTTCCTTCGAGTGAAGGCATCCATTGAGGAATATTACACATTTATGGTTACATTAAGTAGCCACAACTTTGCTTCTGTTCTGATGTGCTCCAGTTGTTCCACATGTTGCTTAAGTTGTATCATTGATGTAAAAGCCTCTGGACTCTGACCTTTATGGGTGTTGAGTAGCAGGCATACTGCAGAGATTAAAACTCTTATCTGGTTGCTGAGTGTATTTTCAGTTCTCAGCAAGGGGAAACTGGGATGAACGGGACCAAGCTGTACCAATTtttgtcaagaaaaaaaagtttatttattatgcACAACTCCTTGTTTTGTCTTAAGGTGCGTATGCTGGGCGGCATTGGTGAACTGGTGAAACTGTACAACAGCGAAAGCCAGGAGTTGCAGCGTTATGCCACTGGTGCCACACGCAACCTCATCTACGAGAATATGGAGAACAAGACGGCCCTGATCAATGCGGGAGGCATCCCACAGCTGGTCGAGGCCCTTAAGGAAAACGACGATGAGCTCCACAAGAACATCACAGGTAGGAAAATCCTGATGTCAGCcgttaaaataaaagcatgacaCAACAAGCAGAGTTAATCTCAGTCAGCTTGTTGTGGACTTTAGCCTCAAGCTGTGGTGAATGTTAAGGAGTAGGATGCAACATGATCTTGGCAGTGGTGTCCTTGGAATTCTTCGACCCAACAGTAGCCTTTGAAATAGATACGATTCCATACCAAACAAATAGGAGGATGACAAGCTGTACCTAACAGAGAAGGCAAATTGTTAgtatttactgtaactaaatTATAGTTTGGTCAGTTAGGAAATAGTGAGAAACACTATTGTTGAATCACTATTCCTTCTTTTAGTCTGCATGCTTTAATTTCTCCTTCGTTTTGACATCATGTCTGGGGGCCTTTCACAGATCCAgtctgtttatatatatatatatatgttttccTACTTGACTCAGCCTTCAGTGTTCATTTGTTATCAGAAGTTCATCTGCTGTCACATTTATCTGTTGTCAGCAGAACTGACAGTCATGCTTTCACGTGAAATTAAtttttgaaatttaaaatgttaaaactcgTTCTTTATATTGTGGGAGTCTGTAAGGCATGGGGTGTGAATCCGGAGAGTGAAAAGTGGAGCTACAGTATTTTCTATAGGGGAAGGTATGGGAGTTGTCTGGGCCTGTGGGACTAACAGTACATCTGCTGCTCCCTTTTATGAGTGAGGGCCTTGTCACTCTTTCCTTTAGCTGTTACACcttgttttatatttgatgtATGAGCTAATCTGGCTGTTGAGGAAGAAACTTTGGCAAAGACATGAATAACAGTAAAAAGTGCATGCTTAACTTTTCTGGGTAGTTTGCCAAAATGTGATACAGAAGTCTTATCTTGCCCACATAAGTGACAACTAATATTTTAGGTTTGTTGCCATTAGAGTTTCTTTCATCAGTTTTGATTTATAggtttaaaagtgttttatgaACTTTTCAACGTAAAACGATAATAAATTAAGAATCATCTGTTTTTCCTTAACTACTGACCTGTCATCAAGATTCATGATTTGTCTACAACAAATGTTTTGACATGCAGGTTGATAAATAAAGCCCCAAAGAACCTACTATGATGAACAAAATGAagcataaaagtaaaaatgttcttGTGTGACTTTGTGCAGGTATCCTGTGGAACCTTTCATCCAAGGAAACCCTGAAGGAAAAACTAGCAAAGGAGACACTTGTTGAATTGACGGACAAGGTCCTTGTTCCTCTGTCCAGTAACCCAGACGCTGAAGGCTTCGATCTGTCCCCCTCTGAGGCCGATATCTTCTGCAACACCACAGGATGCCTCAGGTGCATCCCACTTTTCTGTATCTAATCTTTAGTTGTGACATGCTCCTTCAttataatgtacattttatgaTTCAGTTGCGGCTGCTTTTTCTCCCATgaccacatttacatttgaggAACCTGTTCTGTTGCAGGACACTCAAACTGCTGTGTCAGCTGGCTGCTACTTTTTACTGCACCCTATACTCTTTACTGTTGTTTAAAAAAGCATTCAGTCCAGCCTCTTTTCAAAAAAGGTCTTTTGAAAAGAATTGTGTATGGCATTAAACCTATGTACATCAGCCCAATGCCAaactctgtctccatctctgtaTCCACTAGCTGGTCAAAAATAATGACATGCTTGATATCTGacctctcactttctctgtgtgtgcaggaatcTGAGCTCTGCAAACGAGAAAACACGTGAGTTGATGAGAGGTGCAAAGGGACTGGTGGATTCTTTGGTGAACTACATCAAAGTTTCCATTGAGAATAATAAGACGGAAGACAAGGTGAGACCAGAAGAGATGGAGCTGAATGAAAGCTGGTCTAAGTCTCCTTTTTACTGTGCGTAttaatttgtctgtgtgttttcatagGGGGTGGAAAATGCAATGTGTGTCTTGAGGAACCTCTCCTACCAGATCTACAGTGAGATGCCCCAATCTATTTCGTTTCGCCTG
This DNA window, taken from Anabas testudineus chromosome 6, fAnaTes1.2, whole genome shotgun sequence, encodes the following:
- the pkp3a gene encoding plakophilin-3a, which encodes MASEPVFLSALQPNTSVTTYGLPDIQLGNGSSVSSEVAKARRVQQQVQMRMAEKSALPRQNGSSSNYAMSDYGGSSTMKYNTYNPSFSSKSSYMYSGSRTMGPRVSQRSGFSCQSAGPDMHQFQRMSVGGGGTGGGVVLSGGGGGVGGGSSFYREEVRTGNYQGNRQQNQMDPETMSMHSVLQQVGQPFIINNCDAESLMSDQDATYNRYSTVNGYSTQMRQGGGSMTFPMQRSTSSAVSRGGGMSRGETEFIQQHSFKGPAHRTISRITNRNRMSMGSVSGTLQQQMSSSGSTYGGGGDRVDRGFIASGASSASQGNIYMQRPGTLSRAMSIKSMHSVGRGVDVFGPMGMGASMGNLSGLNDLDVPTAVYNLRESDVGLQVMGAAYIQHECYNNKDAKDEVRMLGGIGELVKLYNSESQELQRYATGATRNLIYENMENKTALINAGGIPQLVEALKENDDELHKNITGILWNLSSKETLKEKLAKETLVELTDKVLVPLSSNPDAEGFDLSPSEADIFCNTTGCLRNLSSANEKTRELMRGAKGLVDSLVNYIKVSIENNKTEDKGVENAMCVLRNLSYQIYSEMPQSISFRLDGPNRAQDPKKGEAIGCFTPQSRKAKNAKNQDLSTFTEVARVPKGMEWLWHPNIIKVYNSVLVHCEVNSTTREAAAGALQNITAGDKRWASILSRVAIEQERMMPVLLDGLRTNNDLELRSITGFFRNLSRHCSNKDEMATKVVNNLVAKLPNDGNENLPSSDVVINICGVFNNLVTGSYLAARDICYFNGLQKLMAIRDSHDGSQGKMKAAKAAATVLTNMSQYKKLHKAYKEKGFEKESFRDMTL